In the genome of Streptomyces sp. SAI-127, the window CGTGCGTGAGGGCGGTTCAGGTCGTGGACGACGGCAGACGGTGGGCCACAGAGCAGACGACCGTGATGTCGGCGAGGTGCGCGGCGATGTCCGCGCGGCGCCAGGTCTCGCCGTGCCGGTTGTTGAGCAGGACGGCATCGCGCAGCTCCGCGCGCATCGGCAGCGGACCACCGTCGGCGGTGGCGCGCGGCCGGTGCGGGGTGCCGGCCTCCAGCAGCGTGTTGCGCATCCACAGGGTGTCGGAGGCGGCGCGGGGCACACGGTCCAGCTCGTACAGCAGGACCTGCCCGACCTGAAGGGCCGTCACGAACGCATCCACCAGGTGTACGGACGGCTGCTGTTCGCCCTCCATGCCGCCGAGCGTGCCGTGCGGGCCGCCGGTGAGGCGTACGTCGGCAGTGGCGACGTTGGTGTCCGGCCTGACCTGCATGCTCTCGACCCGCTGGGCACCGAGCCGGTGAGTGTCGCCGTAGCCGCCGTCGCGGACCACGGGCTGGGCCCGGGGACGTTCGCCGGGACGGACGTCCGGGTGGTCGGTCTCCAGGCGGATGCGCAGCGTGCCCACGACGGCTTCGACTGCGGTGCGGGTGCGGCCGGGCCGCGGAGAGGGCAGCCCCTCGGCGATGTACGCCGAGACCGGGAACCCGGCCAGGTCCTCCTCCACCGGACGGGTGCCGGCCTTGATACGGACCCGGGCGAGCCAGACCGTGGCCAGCTCCCGGTCCGTCAGGCTCAGATGGGAGGTGAGCAGGGCTTCGGTGAGCTGGGCGCCGAGCAGCAGGACGTCGACGGTGGACAGGTGCGGCCGCTGGTCGGTGTCGCCCTTGCGGGACCAGTCACGCGGGTAGTCGACCTGCGCGGTGGCGGCCAGTGCGGGTGCCCCGGCGGCCGGGCCGTCCACCGCCTCGGGTATGTGGAGGCCGGTGAGGCGGTGGCGGGCACGTTTGTATCCCTCGCCGAAGAACCGGCGTTCGGGTGCGCCCAGGTAGTCGGAGACGTCCGGGAGATAGGGCGGAGTGACGGGCAGAAGGGACGAGGCAGACTGAGCAGACATCGGGTTCCTTCCTTGTGCCGTGCGTACCGGGCCGTAGGTGCGGGGCGAGCGGCCCCGCACCCGAAGCGGCCGGGAGGCCGATTACGGGGCGACCGTGAGGCTGGGCTCCCCCTCGCCGTCGCCGACGCGCACCACGGTGGGGGCAGCGGACTTCGCCGTCCGCAACAGGACACTGATGACGAGGGCGCCGGCCAGGACCACCAGCCCGTCGACGAGGATGCCGAAGGTGGTGCCGTCCAGGACGCCGGCCGCGGAGGCGACGCCGTTGTCCAGCGCTCCGTACTGCGAGGCGGCGACGGCGGACATCACCGGGATGCCGAGGGTGAAGCCGATCTGCTGGGTCATGGCGGCCAGACCGGTGGCCAGCCCCTGCTCGCGGTCCTCGATGCCGGAGGTGCCGACGACGGTGTACGCGACGATCGCCAGGACGTGACCGAACCCGCCGACGAATGTGGTGACCAGGACCGCGGCGATGCCCACGGTCTTGTCCTCACCCAGCCAGAACAGCACACCGGTCATCACACCCTGCACCGCGAGGCCGAGGACCAGGCTGCCCTTGGCGCCGGTACGAGCGATGATCTTCGATGCGAAGGTGCCGCCGAGGAACGCGCCGAGTCCCAGGAAGCCGAACATCAGGCCCGTCTGGAACGGGGTGAGGCCCAGCACCTGCTGGAGATAGAGGGTGAGCAGGAAGGACAGGGCCGACTCCATGGAGAAGGTGATCAGACCTCCCAGGTTGCCCCACTTGACGGAGTTGGCCTTCAGAATGCGCACCGGGGCGAGCGGCGCGGCGGACTTCAGTTCGATCACATAGAAGGAGACCAGCAGTACGGCGGCGACCAGGAGCGTGGCCCAGGTCTGGGGGGAGTCCCAGCCCTCCCGCTCGGCGCTGGTGACGCCGTACACGAAGGCGAGCAGGCCCGCGGTGACGGTGATCGACCCGGGCACGTCCAGCTTGGGCCGGTCCTCGGCCACCGAGTCAGTGATCACCAGGATGCCGCCGATGAACAGGGCCACGCCGACCGGGACGTTGATGAAGAAGTCCCATCGCCAGGAGAGCAGGTCGGTGAGCACACCGCCGAGGACCGCGCCACCGGCAAAGCCCAGGGAGAGCAGCGCGCCGTTCAGCCCGAGCGCCTTGGTGCGCAGCGGGCCCTCCTCGAAGCTGGTGGTGATCAGCGCCATGCCCGACGGGGTGACGATCGCCGTGGCGAGGCCCTGCAGCACCCGGGCCACGATCATCAGTCCGGGGCTGGTGGCCAGACCACCGAGCAACGAGGAGACCGTCAGCAGCGCCATCCCGACGAGGAAGAGCTTCTTACGGCCGATCAGGTCGCCGATGCGTCCGAAGAGCAGCATGAAGCCGGCGGCGGTCAGGGCGAAGGCCGTGGAGATCCACTGGAGGCTGTCGAGCCCGAACCCGAGGTCCGAGCCGATCTCCGGCAGCGCCACGGTGAGGATGGAGAAGTCGACGGCGAACATGAACTGCGCGCCCAGCAGAACGACGAGGATCGTCTTCTGCTTCCCCGTCATGGAGAGTTCTGAGGAGTGTGTCTTCGGCATGGCCAGAAGCCTCACGCCGATCGCGATCACCAAACAGTGCGCGCTCAACATATTGGTCGCCGCCAACAGGCTCCGCCCTTGACCGGGGGCAGGCGGGCTTCCGAGCGTCGCGGACCGCACAGCGGGCCGGGGTGGAGTACCCGCGCCCTGCCGTCCACGGCGCAATTGCCGTATCGGCGCGGTCCGTTCACTCCACGGGCTGCCATCGGAAGCCGCCGTCCGTGGCCTCGACCCGGCCGAAGACCACGTCCGCGAAGTGCCCGGCGTAACAGATGGTGCCCGGCCGCGCGGCCTCCTCGAGCACGGCCCTGCGCGTCCTGACCGCCTCCTCGCCCGCGCCGTCGAAGAACACCCGCCACTCAGGGTGTGCCGCTTGGGCAGGAGAGTGCAGGGCGTCCCCGAGCACCAGCACCCGGCGGACGCCGTCGTCCCCGGACCGGTCGGCCGCGACGTCCACCACGTATCCCGCGTGGCCGCCGGTGTGTCCGGGCCACTCCCGCAGAGTGACACCGGGGATCACCTCTGCGCCGTCAGGTACCGTGCGGACCCGGTCCGCGAGGCGCCTCGGCAGCAAGCCGCCGCCCTCGCGCCACTCGGCCGCCGACAGCACGTAGGACGTGACGCCCTCGAAGTGGGAGCCGTCGTCCGCCAGTACCCATCCGATGTGGTCGTCGTGGAGATGGGTGAAGGCGACTGTGTCCAGGGCCTGGGCATCCACCCCCGCCGCTCCGAGGAGTGTGATCAGGTCACCGCCCGCCAGCACGCCCAGGGCGGGGTGCGTCTGCGCTGCCTCCAGACGCCGGGGGCCGAATCCGGCGTCGATCAGCAGGGTCCGGCCCTGATGCTCGACCAGCAGACCGCCCACCGACGCGATCAGGAAACCGTCCGGGTCCTGGTAGGGGGCGAGCGCGGCGAGGTCGTCCGGGCCGAGTCCGGTGAACCAGCCCTCCGGCCTCAACTGGACCATGCCGTCCGGGACATGGGTCAGTCGCCAGTCCCCCAAGGTGAGTGAGCGCAGCGGCGAAGGACGGGTCAGCCGCTCGAGCGGCAGTACAGCAGACATGGCGAAGGCACTTTCGGCAGAGGAGGGTGAAGACGGAGAGAAAAAGGCCGGGTTGTCCCACCGGTCCGGCGGGACAACCCGGCTCTCAGGCCGCGGAGCCTCTTACGTCGCGCGACAGGGTGAGCAGCGGCAGGGCTCGTTCCGCGCGGGTCCCGGGCACCGGCATGAACACGGTGAGCCGCAGGCCCAGTCGGGGGGTGAAGTCCAGCGTCGTCCGCCGCAGGGACAGCTCACCGGCCCGCGGATGCTGGAGCAGGTCGATGCCGCAGGAGTCCTCCTGCACCTCCTGCGCGTTCCACAGCTTCCCGAACTGCTCGCTTCGCGCGAGCAGTCGGTCCACCATCGCCTCCAGCAGAGGGTCGCCGGAGTGGTTCGCGGCGTGGGCCCGGAAGCGTGCCACGACCGTCGCCGCGTCCTGCTCCCAGTCCGGGTACCGGACGCGTGTCTGCGTGTTGAGGAAGAAGTCCTCGACGAGGTTGCCGCAGCCGGAGTCCAGCGCCAGCAGTTCGCGGGCGGCGGCGTTGGCCACCACCACGTTCCACACCCGGTCGGCAACATAGGCGGGGTTGGGCAGCCAGTTGTCGACGAAGGGCTTGAAGGATTCCCCGTCCGGTGGGGGCGAGGAGGCGAAGTGGGCCGAGCTCAGACCGGCGAGCCGCCACACGTACTGACGCTGGGTGTCGTCCAGGCTGAGCACCCGGGAGATCGCGGCGAGCACCTCGGCGGACACGTTCTCAGCCCGGCCCTGCTCGATCCAGGTGTACCACGACACTCCCACACCGGCCAGAAGTGCCACTTCCTCACGGCGCAGACCGGGGGTTCTGCGCACGCCGGCGCGTGGCAGGCCCACTTCGGTGGGGTCCACTTCCCCCCTGCGCACCTTCAAGAACTGTCCGAGTTCCTTTAACTGACGGCCAGTCGGCATGACTTCCCGCCCCTTTGTCGAGCCATAGGCACTGAGATGTACGCCACCTTACCCACCTGCTTCCCCACCGTGTGCGGCACGTGACAGGGGTTACACCACCGGGGTTCAGGTCGAACTTCGATGATCCCCGGTGCCATGGAGGCAGGTCTAACCGGGCGGCCCAAAGCCCGCCTTAAGTAGCTCTGGCCCGAGCGTCTACCCCAGGTAGCCGTTAGGGCGGCTTTAGAGGGATCGCCAACGATTACGCCGCCGTGGCCCGGTGGCAGGTGCGGAACTTGCAGGGCCGACCCGGAGGGCTGAACAGGTGGGCCCCTACGACCACGTGCTCATCGTGGTCCGCGACGAGGCGGAGCCGACAGCGCGGAGCGGCTCCCCCGGGGCCGGCGGCCGAGACACGGCGAGTCCGCCGACACCGGCGACGGGGTGGGAGTGCGGAGCGCGGATGCCCAGCCGGGCGGCACGGGGCCAAGGCACAGGCACCGAACCGCACGACCGGACGGCGGAGGACCACGGCACAGGCACCGCCTCCGCACACCCCGCAAGCACCCGGTGCCCCTACAGCGCTCTCAGGACGGTGAGGACATGACGCCCAGTGACCACCTTGCCCCACGCCCCGGCACCGCGCCCCCCTGTCTTCTGCCGTGGCAGCGATGGCCGGACACCGCCTCGATCCGGCTGTTCTGCTTCCATCACGCGGGAGGTGCTGCTTCCTCCTTCAGCAGCTGGCAGGATTGGCTCGGCCCGGCCGTCACCGTGGTTCCCGTGCAGTTGCCGGGGCGGGAGCGTCGGATACGGCAGCCGAGGATCTTCGACTTCGGGCGGCTGCTGGACGAACTCGACGAGCAGCTGGCCCCCTTGATGCAGGGGCACTACGCGGTGTACGGGCACAGCTTGGGCGGTCTGATCGCCCATGAGTTGACCCGGCGCCTGGTGGCGACGGACCGGCGCGCGCCGGAGCTGCTGATGGTGGGGGCGTGCGCGCCGCCGCACCTGCCGCGCTCCGCCGTGGCCCCGCGGAACGCCTCCGACGCCCAACTCACCTCGTGGATGCGGGGCCTGGGCGGTGTCCCGGACCGGGTGGCGCGTCACCCGGTCTGGTTGCGCAGGTCCGTCGACCTGCTGCGGGATGACCTGTGTCTGGTGCACAGCCATCCGCGTCACCCCGCCGTGCCGCTGCCCGTACCGCTGCGGGTGCTGGCGGCGCAGAACGACCCGCTGCTGACGCCGGCACAGGCCCAGGAGTGGGCGCGGCACACGTCGTACGACTTCCGGGTGCACACCCTGCCGGGCGGCCACTTCTTCCACCGGGAGTACCCCGAGGCCACGCTGCGGGTGATCTCCCAGTTGCTGCCGTTCACCACGGAGCGGATCTGAGTCGACGGCCGACCGGATACCGGAATGTAAAAACCATGCTTCGCAGACCAACCGGAAACAAAAACTTGGTCAAGGAAACCGACCAGGAATAACCCATTTCGCACGCCATCTATTGTTTACCGCTCAAGAAGCCTCCCCCTCATTCGCGCAGCAGTCGTTATCGTGGGAACGATTGACCGGTTCGGGGGAAAGGTTTCAGTCATTGTGGAGACATCTTCGGCCACCACGAATACGCCACGGACGGCATCGGTGCGCTGCGGTGAGGCGCTGCGACTGTTCCACGCACTCCAGCGGGTCGGCGAAGGCCACGGTGGCGTCGTCGAACTGCACGGAGACCCCGGGTCCGGGAAGACGCGGCTGCTGGCCCAGTTGACGGCGGCGGCCCGGGACCAGGGAGTCCGGGTGCTCGACGGCCGCTGCTACCCCGCGGAACGCGACGCGTTCAGCGTCCTCACCCGGGCCCTCGGCGACCTGGTGACACCACAGCGTCTCGATCGGCTCTCACCGGCCCACGCCGACCTGATCCGGGCCGGACTGTGCGCCCGGCGCGGCCGCGCGGACCCGCCCCAGCCGCTCCCGCTGTCCCAGGCGGTGCACACCCTGCTGGCCGGTGCCGCCGACGAGAGCGGTGGACTGCTGCTGGTGCTGGACGACTTCCACTGGGCCGACCCGAAGTCCCTGGAGTTCGCCGACCACTTGGTGCGCTGGCCGCTCAGGGCGCCCGTCCTCATCGTCATCGCCCATCGGCCACGGCAGGCCGACCCGTTGCTGCTCAGCACACTCGCCTACGGTGCCGAACAGGGCCGGGTGACCCGCGTCGGGCTCGGTCCGATCAGCCCGGAACAGGCTGCCCGGCTGCTGAACGTACGGCCCGACACCGGCTGGCTGCGATCGGCGTACACGGAAAGCCAGGGCAACATCCTGAGTCTGCTGGTGCTCGGCGAGTCCGCACCGCTCAAACCTTCTCTGACCACCGGCCTGGTCACCGGTCGGCTGGCCCCGCTCGCCGCCGAGGTGGAACTGCTGAACCCCGCCGAACGCCTGGTGGCCGAGGGCGCGGCAGTGCTGGGCGATCGTTTCACCCGCGAGGAACTGGCCGCCGTCTGCGAGTTGCCCTTCGACGAGACCTGCGGGGCCGTCACCGGGCTGATCCGGCTCGATATCCTGCGCCCGCTGCCGCACGCCACCACTCGTCTCGTCTTCCGCCAGCCGGTACTGCGCGACCTGGTGCACGAGCGGATGGACCACTGCCGGCGTCGGCGGGCCCACCGCAGGGCGCTGACCGGCCTCAGTCACCGCGCCGCCCCAGCCCCCGAGCGCGCCGTACACATCGAGTTGTCCACCAGCACGTTCACGTCGGAGGACTTGGAGACGCTGGCCCGGGCCGGTACGGAGGCGGCGCTGAGCGCCCCCGAGGACGCCATCCGCTGGCTGCTGCTCGCACTGCGTGGCCTCGCCCGGGACGACCGCTCGCCGGGCCGGCTGCTCGGTCTGATTCCGCCGCTGGCCCGAGCACTCCAGGCAGGCGACTTCCTCAACGACGACGAGGCGTTACGGCACCTGCTCAGCCGGCATGACGGGATCCGGCCTGACGAGGCGCGGCACGCGGTGATACGCGTCTGCGTCCTGGTGGAGTGCCTGCATGGTCGGTTCGCCGAGGCCGACGCACTGCTGCGCGCCGAACTCGCGCGGGCCGGCTCCGCCGCCGACACGGATCTGCTCGCCCGGCTGACGATTTTTCGGGGCATCGTGTCGTCCCTGTGCAATGACGGCGAACTGGCCGTCCTCGCCTCCGCCGCGCTCCAACTGGCCCGCTCCGCAGGGCGGGCGACGACGCTGGCCGGCGCCCTGTCCCTGCACGCCCTCGCCGAGCTGACCGCCGGCCGCACCGCGCGGTCCCTGAACGCGTACGACGCCGCGGTACGGCAGATGGACGAGCTCCCGATCGCGGACATGCGCCTGCACACGGAGTATTTCGCCCTGCTCGGCTGGTGCGCCCTGTCGCTGGGGCGGCCGCAGGAGGCGGAGTCCCGCTATGCGCGCGGTATCGCCGTCTCGGCGGGCCGCTCCCCCGACACCATGCTCCCTGTCCTGCTCAGCGGACTCGCCGACGCCCAGATGCGGCAGGGCCGGCTGAACAGCGCGCGGCGCTCGGCCGCCGACGCCGCTGACCTGGCCGGGCACCTGGGCGCGGACCGGCTGCGGGCCTACGCGATGGCCCAGGAGGCGCTCTGCATCACCTACGCGGAGCCGCCGGGCAGCAGCCGCGCCTCGGCGCGTACGGAGGAAGCGCTGCGGGCTCTGCGTTCCTGGAGCGACACCTGGCATTCCCTGTCCGTGCTGACGGTTGCCGAATCCCTCCTCCTCCAGGGCGGCCAGGAACGCTGCCTGGATCTGCTGCTCGAACTGGGCGCCCCTGACCTCGGATTACTCAGCCCGTCACTACGGACCCGCGCCTACGAGTTGCTCACGCTGGCCTGTGTCTCCAGCGGCACCCGCGCCACACTGTGGGCAGAGCGCGCCTCCCGGGTGACGGAGATCTGCGCACTGCCGCACATCCAGGCCTACGCCCTCCTCGCCCGGGGCCATGTGCTCACCCAGCAGAACCAGCCGACCGCGGCGATCAGCGCCTACCGGAAAGCCGAACGCCTCTTCGACGGCGCACAGTTGAGACTCCCGAGCCTGCGCGCGGCCGTACGGACCGCCCGGGCGGCGAGTTCCGGCGCACGGCCCGAGGAGGCGGAGGTGCTGTGGTCGGCGGCGCGGGAACTGGCCGATCACTGGCAGGTACCGCTCTTCGCCCAGCTGCCGTCCGGCCGCCCCCAGGAAGGCTCTCCTGAGCGTGACCGGCCCTCCGCAGCACCCTCGCCGACGGCTTCGGCACCCGACCTCGCGTCTCTGACCCGGCGCGAGCTGGAGGTGGCGAGGCTGGTCGGCACCGGGAGACGTACCCGTGAGGTCGCCGAAACACTGCGGGTGAGCCCGCGCACGATCGAGGTCCATCTCTCGCGCGTCTACCGGAAACTGGAGATCGGTTCTCGGGCGGAGCTGGCCAGACTGATGGCCGTACGTGTTTCTACTGATGCACGTACACAGACTTCCTGAGAGGCTGAAATCAACTCCATGGGAACAGCGCAGGACCGGTTCCCGAAATGGGCGAACCTGTAACCGGAGGACATATTACGGAAACTTTCGGCGGGCAATGCCGGCGTGCGCAACCGCCGTTTTCCAGTGACACACGATCACCGCACCATCCGCCTCGACGAACGCTCCGGCCCAGTGTCGCGCCGAGCGTTGTCGGGCCTCCCCCCACCAGGAAGGCAGCCTCATGCGATTCGAGATCCTGGGAAGCCTGCGCATCACCGACGGCCAGGACGTGTTCACGGTCACCGCTCCGAAAATGGAGTCCCTGCTCGCCGCCATGGTGGTGCGCGCCGGCGATGTCGTCTCCACAGACCAGATGTGCACCGAGATCTGGGGTGAGGAGCCCCCACGCCGTGCCGTCGCCACGGTGCACGTCTACATCTCGCAGCTGCGCAAGGTGCTCGGACGGGTGGACCGGGGCCGCAGTCCGATCGTGACCCGGTTCCCCGGCTATGTCCTGGAGCTCGGTGACGGCACCCTGGACGCTCACGAGTTCCACCGGATGGCCCGGCAGGGCCGGGCCGCGTTCCGTGCCGGGCGGTATCAGGAGGCCTCCGCGGCCTGCCACCGGGCGCTCGCGCTGTGGCGCGGCACGGTACTCGGTGAGCTGCGCGGCGGCCCCATCGTGAACGAGTTCGCGACCTGGGCCGAGGAAGCACGCCTGGAGTGCCTCGAGTTGGGCAACGAGGCGGACCTGATGCTGGGGCGGCACCGCGAGTTGGTGGGGCCGCTGTACGCGCTGGTGAACAAGCATCCGCTGATCGAGGCGTTCCACCGGCAGCTGATGCTCGCCCTGTACCGGTCCGACCGGCGGGCCGACGCCCTCCAGGCCTTTCGGCAGGTGCGTTCCCTGCTCGACCGCGAGTTGGGTATCGCACCGTGCCGTCCGTTGCACGAGCTGCACCAGCAGATCCTGACCGGCCAGGAGTCGAGAGTGCCGGCGGCGGCGTGAATCGCCGGGGCGGCGGGCCTTCCGGCGGGACGCCTGCCGACCGCCCGGGTCGGTTCGGCCGGGTCGGTCACGGTCCGGGGGCTCCGGCGAGCCGTGGGGCGCCGGGTGCTGGTCCTCCGCACCCGGCGCCCCGTCCATCCCGCGTCCTCACTCCGCCGAGACGAGCTCCAGCAGGTTCCCGGCCAGGTCGAGGGTGTGGTCGACCGTGCCGGCCACGAAGGTGAAGTCGACGAAGACCTCGGAAGCCGGCAGCACCGAGCGCATCTTCAGCACCTCCTCGGCGACCACCGTGACCGGCGTGCCGGAGGCCACGTTGACCCGCAGGATCACCCCGATCCCGTCCGGATCCCTCCCGGCGTCCTCGGCGGCATGCCGGATGGTCGCCCACCCCTCGGTGAGCTGCTTCGCCGGAAAGGCCTCCGGGGCCCACCACACCGGCATCCAGCCGTCGGCCCGCGCCCCGATCCGCCGCAGCGCCCGCGGCCCGAACGCGCCGAGATAGATGGGCGGATGCGGTCGTTGCACCGGCTTGAGGCCGACGTGGCCTGCCGGGATCGTGAACAACGGGCCCCGGTGCTCCACGGGGTCGGTCGTCCACCAGGCCACGAGCACGTCCAGCAGTTCGTCCAGCCGCGCTCCACGCCCCTCGAACGGCACCCCCGCGGCCTGGTACTCCTCGGGCGACCAGCCGCTCCCGAACCCGGCGACGAGCCGGCCGGCGCTGGCCACGTCGATTGCGGCCAGGGCGCGCGCCAGCAGGGCGGGCGGGTACCACGGCGCGTTGATGCCGCTGCTGCCCAGCCGGACCTCGCCGGTGGCCGCCGCCGCGACCGCCAGTGCCGTCAACGGGTCGGCCGCCACCCGGAATTCGTCCGGAATGAAACGGGAACCGGGCGAATAACCGACCGCCGGATCCACCGGGGTCAACAGTCGGTCGCCGACCCAGAGGCTGCTCGCGCCAAGTTTCTCCGCCTCGGCGGCGAACCGGGCGATGCCGTTCACCTCATTGGCCGCCGGACCGAATGTCGGAAGACCGAAGCCCAGACGCATATGTCCGCTCCACCCGCTCTGGAATGTCATCAGCAAGGAAAGTGCAAGAACGCACCGGAATCTCTTCCAGCGACTTTCACCTACGTTAGGGGGGCGCATAGCGGGGCTCCAGAGCGCGTTGGTCCCGCTACCACCGGCACTGGTGGTGCCGCCCATAGGAGAAACCGACTCCCCCCTGTCTGGCCGGTCGGCCCATATATTCGTTCAGGCGGCGAACCAGCCATGACAGACAGGGGATTTGATGTATCCGGAACGACTCAAATTCGGCGCGTTTCTGGCACCGTTCCATCCGCTCGGCGAGGATCCCACCCTGCAGTTCGAGCGGGATCTCGAACTGATCGAGCTGTTCGACCGGCTCAACTACGACGAATTCTGGATCGGCGAACACCACTCGCTGGGCTGGAACAGCATCGGCGTCCCCGAGTTGTTCGTGGCCGTCGCCGCCGAGCGGACGCGCCAGATCAAACTGGCCACCGGCGTGATGACACTGCCGTATCACCATCCCTTCATGGTGGCCACCCGGGCCATGCATCTCGACCATCTGACCCGGGGCCGCTTCATCCTCGGCGTCGGGGCGGGAAGCAGCCCGGTGGACGCCCATATGCTCGGCCGCGAGTGGGGGGACATGCGCCGCATGTTCGGCGAGTCCCTGGAGGCGGTCGTGGAACTGCTCCACGGCGACCAGCCGGTCACCAGGAAGACACCGTGGTTCACCCTGCAGGACGCCAAACTCCAGCTCGCGCCGTACCGGGCGGGCAAGATAGAGATCGCGGCCGCGAGCGTCGCCTCGCCCCACAGCGTGCGGCTGTCCGGTCGACTCGGCATCAGCACCGTCTCGTTCGGCGTGTCCCGGCCCGGCCACCGGCCTCCGGACATGCAGACGCAGTGGCGGTACGCCGAGGAGGCCGCCGCGGAGCACGGCAGGACGGTGGACCGCTCGAACTGGCGCATCACGCTGCCGATCCATGTCGCCGAGACCCGTGCGCAGGCCATCGACGACGTCCGCGCCGGTTACCAGAGGTGGGCCCACGAGTACTGGGGTGACCTGCGCGGCCTCGACGTGAGCATTCCCGGCGTCGAACCGGAGAACGCGATCGAGGCCGCGATCGAGGCCGGCAGCGCGATCGTGGGCTCGGTCGACGACTGCGTGGCGGGCATCCGGCGCATGCAGGAGGAGACCGGCGGTTTCGGCACCCTGCTGGTGTACCTCCAGGACTGGGCCGATCCGGAGCGGACCAGGCGCAGTTATGACCTGCTGGCACGCTATGTGGCTCCCCACTTCACCGGTTCGGCGCGCCCGCTGGCCGAGTCCGCGCGGTGGTATCAGGAGAACCGCGACCTGTTCGGCGGCAAGCTCACCCTCCCCGATCACGGAGCACGGCCGCGCGGCGCGGCCGCCGGGTGAGCGATCGTCCTCCAGCGCCGCTGCCGCACCGGGTGATGTCCGGCACCGGTGCGGCAGCGGCGCTGCGCGCGGCTCTTCCCACTGCCGGCGGGCGGTCAGGCCGCGGCGACGGCGGCCTCGCGGTGTTCCGTACGGGCGATCAGCAGCCAGGCGCCCGCCGCGGCGGCGAGATACGCGACGCCGATCGCGGCGAAGCACAGCGCCGCCCCGCGGTTCCAGTCCGAGGTGGCGCCGAGTACGACGCTCATCGCGGCGATGCCCACGAGGGTGCCGATCTGCCGGTTGGCGTTGAGCACGGATCCGGCCGCGTTCGCGTGCTCGGGGCCGGCGGCGTCCACCAGAGCGGCTGTCATCCCCGGGGAGATGATGCCCGCGCCGATGTTGGCGAGGCCCACGGCCACCGCCAGCACCCAGTAGGGCGTGGCCGAGGACACCTCGACCATGGTCAGCGAGGCGATCCCGGCGACCAGCAGGAAGACCGTCAGCAGTGCCCCGTTGGAGAAACGGGCGGAGATGCGCGAGTACACGACGTTGGCCAGCGGGAACCAGATCGTCATCGGCAGCAGTTCGAGTCCGGCCTGGAACGGGGAGGCACCGCGGGCGTGCTGGAGGTACAGGCTCAACATGAACATGCTGCCGTACAGCGCGAGGTTGAAGAGGAATCCCACCAGGTTGGCACCGGCGAAGCTCGGCCGGCCGAACAAGCTCCACGGCATTACCAGGTTGTCGGCGCGACGTTCGCGCACCAGCAGCGAAACGGCGGCGACCACCAGCACGACGTACGAGATCACCATCCCGCCGGCCCCCCAGCCGAGCCTCGGTCCCTCGATGAGGGCGAAGCTCAGGGCCGCGAGTGCCACGATCCACAGGACATGGCCGGGTACCGCCAGCTTGGTGGCCCGCGTCTCGGACGCGTCGATGAAGCGCCTGGTCAGCAGGATGCCGATGATGCCGATGGGCAGGTTCAGGACGAAGATGCTCTGCCAGCCGAACGCGCTGACCAGAAGACCGCCCACGGTCGGGCCCAGGCCCGCCGAGGTGGCCACGATCGCCGACCACAGGCCCAGCATCCGGGTGCGCTGCCGCTTCTCCGGGAACGAGAACACCAGCAGGGACAGCGAACTCGGCATGAAGAGCGCGGCCCCCACGCCCTGCAGGAGCCGCGCGACGATCAGCACGACCGCGTTCGGCGCGAGCGCGCAGCCGAGGGA includes:
- a CDS encoding AvrD family protein; the encoded protein is MSAQSASSLLPVTPPYLPDVSDYLGAPERRFFGEGYKRARHRLTGLHIPEAVDGPAAGAPALAATAQVDYPRDWSRKGDTDQRPHLSTVDVLLLGAQLTEALLTSHLSLTDRELATVWLARVRIKAGTRPVEEDLAGFPVSAYIAEGLPSPRPGRTRTAVEAVVGTLRIRLETDHPDVRPGERPRAQPVVRDGGYGDTHRLGAQRVESMQVRPDTNVATADVRLTGGPHGTLGGMEGEQQPSVHLVDAFVTALQVGQVLLYELDRVPRAASDTLWMRNTLLEAGTPHRPRATADGGPLPMRAELRDAVLLNNRHGETWRRADIAAHLADITVVCSVAHRLPSSTT
- a CDS encoding MFS transporter — translated: MPKTHSSELSMTGKQKTILVVLLGAQFMFAVDFSILTVALPEIGSDLGFGLDSLQWISTAFALTAAGFMLLFGRIGDLIGRKKLFLVGMALLTVSSLLGGLATSPGLMIVARVLQGLATAIVTPSGMALITTSFEEGPLRTKALGLNGALLSLGFAGGAVLGGVLTDLLSWRWDFFINVPVGVALFIGGILVITDSVAEDRPKLDVPGSITVTAGLLAFVYGVTSAEREGWDSPQTWATLLVAAVLLVSFYVIELKSAAPLAPVRILKANSVKWGNLGGLITFSMESALSFLLTLYLQQVLGLTPFQTGLMFGFLGLGAFLGGTFASKIIARTGAKGSLVLGLAVQGVMTGVLFWLGEDKTVGIAAVLVTTFVGGFGHVLAIVAYTVVGTSGIEDREQGLATGLAAMTQQIGFTLGIPVMSAVAASQYGALDNGVASAAGVLDGTTFGILVDGLVVLAGALVISVLLRTAKSAAPTVVRVGDGEGEPSLTVAP
- a CDS encoding MBL fold metallo-hydrolase, with product MSAVLPLERLTRPSPLRSLTLGDWRLTHVPDGMVQLRPEGWFTGLGPDDLAALAPYQDPDGFLIASVGGLLVEHQGRTLLIDAGFGPRRLEAAQTHPALGVLAGGDLITLLGAAGVDAQALDTVAFTHLHDDHIGWVLADDGSHFEGVTSYVLSAAEWREGGGLLPRRLADRVRTVPDGAEVIPGVTLREWPGHTGGHAGYVVDVAADRSGDDGVRRVLVLGDALHSPAQAAHPEWRVFFDGAGEEAVRTRRAVLEEAARPGTICYAGHFADVVFGRVEATDGGFRWQPVE
- a CDS encoding helix-turn-helix transcriptional regulator, which encodes MPTGRQLKELGQFLKVRRGEVDPTEVGLPRAGVRRTPGLRREEVALLAGVGVSWYTWIEQGRAENVSAEVLAAISRVLSLDDTQRQYVWRLAGLSSAHFASSPPPDGESFKPFVDNWLPNPAYVADRVWNVVVANAAARELLALDSGCGNLVEDFFLNTQTRVRYPDWEQDAATVVARFRAHAANHSGDPLLEAMVDRLLARSEQFGKLWNAQEVQEDSCGIDLLQHPRAGELSLRRTTLDFTPRLGLRLTVFMPVPGTRAERALPLLTLSRDVRGSAA
- a CDS encoding alpha/beta fold hydrolase; amino-acid sequence: MTPSDHLAPRPGTAPPCLLPWQRWPDTASIRLFCFHHAGGAASSFSSWQDWLGPAVTVVPVQLPGRERRIRQPRIFDFGRLLDELDEQLAPLMQGHYAVYGHSLGGLIAHELTRRLVATDRRAPELLMVGACAPPHLPRSAVAPRNASDAQLTSWMRGLGGVPDRVARHPVWLRRSVDLLRDDLCLVHSHPRHPAVPLPVPLRVLAAQNDPLLTPAQAQEWARHTSYDFRVHTLPGGHFFHREYPEATLRVISQLLPFTTERI